One genomic region from Streptomyces sp. Li-HN-5-11 encodes:
- the yidD gene encoding membrane protein insertion efficiency factor YidD — translation MKYPLLALIKLYQWTISPLLGPVCKYYPSCSHYGYTAIDRHGAVKGTALTAWRILRCNPWSLGGVDHVPPRKRPRWHETLRGAWRARKGGPSAAEPATDGNLPSSPAAETSSHAQGA, via the coding sequence ATGAAGTACCCGCTGCTGGCTTTGATCAAGCTGTACCAGTGGACCATCAGCCCGTTGCTCGGGCCGGTGTGCAAGTACTACCCGTCGTGTTCCCACTACGGCTACACGGCCATCGACCGGCACGGTGCGGTCAAGGGAACGGCGCTCACCGCCTGGCGCATCCTGCGGTGCAATCCGTGGTCGCTGGGTGGTGTGGACCATGTCCCGCCGCGCAAGCGTCCGCGGTGGCACGAAACGCTGCGTGGCGCCTGGCGCGCACGCAAGGGCGGGCCCTCCGCCGCCGAACCGGCCACCGACGGGAACCTCCCTTCGAGCCCGGCCGCAGAGACCTCGTCCCATGCCCAAGGAGCATGA
- the rnpA gene encoding ribonuclease P protein component, which translates to MLPTENRLRRREDFATAVRRGRRAGRPLLVVHLRSGATDPHAPGESAPPTRAGFVVSKAVGGAVVRNTVKRRLRHLMRDRIALLPPGSLVVVRALPGAGDADHAQLARDLDAALQRLLGGGAR; encoded by the coding sequence GTGCTGCCCACCGAGAACCGGCTGAGGCGGCGCGAGGACTTCGCGACCGCGGTACGACGAGGACGCCGGGCCGGACGCCCACTCCTCGTCGTTCACCTACGTAGCGGTGCCACAGACCCGCACGCGCCTGGGGAGAGCGCTCCCCCGACGCGTGCGGGTTTCGTCGTGAGCAAGGCAGTGGGTGGCGCGGTCGTGCGCAACACGGTGAAGCGCAGGCTTCGCCATCTGATGCGTGACCGGATCGCCCTTCTGCCCCCCGGTAGCCTGGTAGTCGTACGAGCGCTGCCCGGAGCGGGTGACGCCGATCACGCACAACTGGCCCGAGACCTGGATGCCGCCCTTCAACGACTGCTGGGAGGGGGCGCGCGATGA
- the rpmH gene encoding 50S ribosomal protein L34, whose amino-acid sequence MSKRTFQPNNRRRAKTHGFRLRMRTRAGRAILASRRSKGRARLSA is encoded by the coding sequence GTGAGCAAGCGCACCTTCCAGCCGAACAACCGTCGTCGCGCGAAGACCCACGGCTTCCGGCTGCGTATGCGGACCCGTGCCGGCCGCGCGATTCTCGCGTCCCGCCGCAGCAAGGGTCGCGCCCGTCTGTCCGCCTGA